The proteins below are encoded in one region of Candidatus Dadabacteria bacterium:
- the hemB gene encoding porphobilinogen synthase, which yields MSTRRKPKIKTPERDIPSLDLSARPRRNRKSPSVRNLVRETSLLPGDLVYPLFIHDKNADEEIESMPGCKRWSIPGLVEEVRQSHSLGVGAVMIFPAIEDGLKSPFAEECYNPKGLVPRAIAAIKKEVSEVAVITDIALDPYSSDGHDGVVSPSGEILNDVTVEVLCKQALCHGAAGVDIVAPSDMMDGRVGAIRETLDEEGHTNVSIMSYTAKYASSFYGPFRGALDSAPRGGDKMTYQMDPANSREALRELILDEEEGADMVMVKPAGYYLDLVSQFRENTDLPVAAYQVSGEYLMIKAAAQSGWLEEEKIILESLLSIKRAGADIVITYFAKKAAEILSRTQG from the coding sequence ATGAGCACCAGAAGAAAACCTAAAATAAAAACGCCGGAGAGAGACATCCCGTCTCTTGACCTCTCCGCAAGACCGAGAAGAAACCGTAAATCCCCTTCCGTAAGAAACCTGGTGCGGGAAACTTCGCTTCTGCCGGGAGACCTCGTGTACCCGCTTTTTATCCATGATAAAAACGCCGACGAAGAAATAGAATCGATGCCCGGATGCAAAAGGTGGAGCATCCCGGGTCTTGTGGAGGAAGTGAGGCAGTCCCACAGCCTGGGCGTCGGGGCGGTAATGATTTTCCCGGCAATCGAAGACGGTCTTAAATCCCCCTTCGCCGAGGAGTGCTATAACCCGAAGGGTCTTGTGCCAAGAGCCATAGCCGCCATTAAAAAAGAGGTTTCGGAAGTTGCCGTCATAACGGATATCGCCCTTGATCCGTACTCAAGCGACGGGCACGACGGCGTGGTGTCCCCGTCCGGGGAAATACTTAACGACGTAACGGTCGAGGTGCTCTGCAAGCAGGCTCTATGTCACGGCGCCGCGGGAGTCGACATAGTCGCCCCGAGCGACATGATGGACGGGAGGGTCGGAGCGATCAGGGAGACTCTCGACGAAGAGGGCCATACGAACGTTTCGATAATGTCGTACACGGCAAAGTACGCCTCCTCTTTTTACGGACCGTTTCGCGGAGCGCTTGACTCGGCGCCGAGGGGCGGGGACAAAATGACTTACCAGATGGACCCCGCTAACTCAAGAGAAGCCTTGAGGGAGCTCATTTTGGACGAAGAAGAGGGTGCGGACATGGTGATGGTGAAACCCGCAGGGTACTACCTGGATCTCGTATCCCAGTTTCGGGAGAATACCGACCTGCCGGTGGCGGCCTATCAGGTAAGCGGCGAGTACCTCATGATAAAGGCGGCCGCGCAATCGGGGTGGCTTGAGGAGGAAAAAATAATCCTTGAAAGCCTTCTTAGTATAAAAAGGGCCGGAGCCGACATCGTAATCACCTATTTCGCGAAAAAGGCGGCCGAAATTCTTAGCAGAACCCAAGGGTGA
- a CDS encoding type B 50S ribosomal protein L31, which translates to MKKDIHPDYNYVVFKDSFTGHMFLTRSTRTSEETTKWEDGNEYPLISVEISSDSHPFYTGREKHYKKEGRVEKFRRKYQKKSADKETAETESQ; encoded by the coding sequence ATGAAAAAAGACATTCACCCAGATTACAACTACGTGGTTTTCAAGGATTCGTTCACCGGGCATATGTTCCTTACGCGTTCGACCAGAACATCCGAGGAAACTACTAAATGGGAAGACGGAAACGAGTACCCGCTTATAAGCGTGGAAATCTCAAGCGACTCTCACCCTTTCTACACCGGAAGGGAAAAGCACTATAAAAAAGAAGGCAGGGTCGAGAAGTTCCGTCGCAAGTACCAGAAAAAGTCCGCCGACAAAGAGACCGCGGAAACCGAATCGCAGTAA
- a CDS encoding DUF2971 domain-containing protein — MYYIKGDFDRAIEDSNKALELESPDALRTQTHLLRGYVYQLKGDFPKAFDDLVDSNKINPDLKSIFPRNYIAFQIDDIYKEGKEEDKAKAFEVYLKLLDSIVKIKEKQFYEPEEGREVAHYTSLHTLKDLANGEHFRFYNAAYMNDPEEGSVFFEIIKKYKPDVKKVFYEEDEDPPNPSPAYIGSFVMVGSSNQGEKDELFLWRTYGKHNGQEAAGACLIFEHEGTCFAETYEQQVGDMQRLQSELSMVTGDLKDPEERQQSKPALYEIFYMNKENNENNEELSKELNEELSKELNELAKSLEDVECYVSKRGDDEENKLKRLARELLDNIRFLFKASHYKEEREVRVIQFCYYNEKMSQEQDGIKVDTKQIPPRFYLDAHKSFCFDEVILGPKAHGVREWTQWLKELERGIEAKKSEIKYGKQFL; from the coding sequence ATGTACTATATCAAAGGCGACTTTGACCGAGCAATAGAGGATTCAAATAAAGCACTGGAGCTAGAATCTCCTGATGCACTGAGGACGCAAACACATCTTCTTCGCGGTTATGTATATCAACTAAAAGGAGATTTTCCCAAAGCCTTTGATGATCTTGTGGATAGTAACAAAATCAATCCAGATTTGAAATCCATCTTTCCCCGGAATTATATTGCATTTCAGATTGATGATATCTATAAAGAAGGCAAAGAAGAAGATAAGGCTAAAGCCTTTGAAGTATATTTAAAGTTATTAGATTCAATCGTCAAAATAAAGGAAAAACAGTTCTATGAGCCGGAAGAAGGTAGGGAAGTCGCTCATTATACTTCCCTCCATACGCTTAAAGATCTTGCTAATGGAGAACACTTCCGCTTCTACAATGCGGCTTATATGAATGACCCGGAAGAAGGTAGTGTGTTTTTTGAGATAATTAAAAAATATAAACCAGACGTGAAGAAAGTTTTTTACGAAGAAGATGAAGACCCGCCTAATCCATCTCCGGCCTATATAGGAAGTTTCGTTATGGTGGGTTCGAGTAATCAAGGAGAGAAAGACGAGTTATTTCTATGGCGCACGTATGGGAAACATAACGGACAGGAAGCTGCCGGAGCCTGTCTGATTTTCGAGCACGAAGGAACTTGTTTTGCAGAAACTTATGAACAACAAGTCGGAGACATGCAACGATTACAATCAGAACTGTCTATGGTGACAGGCGATCTTAAAGATCCAGAGGAAAGGCAACAGTCTAAACCAGCTCTTTATGAAATCTTTTACATGAACAAGGAAAACAACGAGAACAACGAGGAGCTCTCAAAAGAGCTGAACGAGGAACTCTCCAAAGAACTGAACGAACTGGCAAAGTCGTTGGAAGATGTAGAATGCTATGTATCTAAAAGAGGAGACGACGAAGAGAATAAACTAAAACGACTTGCCCGCGAACTGCTCGATAATATCCGCTTCCTTTTCAAGGCAAGCCATTACAAGGAGGAACGGGAAGTTCGTGTTATCCAATTCTGTTATTACAATGAAAAGATGTCACAAGAACAAGATGGAATCAAGGTTGATACCAAGCAAATCCCGCCGCGTTTTTACCTAGATGCCCACAAAAGCTTTTGCTTTGACGAAGTCATCCTCGGCCCTAAAGCACATGGTGTGAGAGAATGGACACAATGGCTGAAAGAGCTTGAGCGTGGAATTGAAGCCAAAAAATCCGAAATTAAATACGGGAAGCAGTTCCTTTAA